The following DNA comes from Chryseobacterium gallinarum.
CTATTTGCAGCAGCAAATGGATGACCGCATTGTGTCGCTTAAGGCCAAAGAACTTGTTTTACTGCTTATTCAGCATAATCCGGCATTTAAAAATGTGTTGTTTGATTTTAATGAACCGGGTAAGATCGACCTCGAAGCTTTTATGAACAGCCATTACCGTTACAATGTACCAATGGAACGTTTTGCTTTTCTTACAGGCCGCAGCCTTTCCGGTTTTAAGCGCGATTTTGAAAAGCAGTTTAATACCAGCCCGGGCAGATGGCTGTTGCGGAAGCGTCTGGATACAGCCCGCTTCCTGATCGAACAGCAAAAAGAGAAGCCATCCGATGTATACTTGGATCTGGGTTTCGAGGACCTCTCCCACTTTTCCTTTGCCTACAAAAAAGAATTTGGTTATGCGCCAAATAAAAAACATTCATAGCATAAAAATCAATTAAAATGGACATACAATTAAAGGGTAAACGTGCCCTGGTAACCGGATCTAGTTCCGGATTGGGCGAAGCTATTGCCAAAATGCTCGCAAGTGAAGGCGCCATGGTAATCATACATGGGCGTAACCTTAAACGGGCCAATGATGTAGCTGCAGAGATTAACGCTTCCGGTGGATCTGCCACAGTAGCGATCGGAGACGTTGCGACAGATGAAGGCGCCGATGCTGTAGCTGCAGCGGCACTCTCCTCCGGACCGGTGGATATACTGGTTAATAATGCCGGAGTTACTTCCCACAAATCATGGGGCGAAGCAAGTGCGGAAGACTGGTTAGCGCTGTACAATACTAATGTGGTTTCATATGTACGGATGATACAACGCATCGTTCCACAGATGAAGGAGCTTGGTTGGGGCAGGTTAATACATATCGGTGGTGGACTGGCTATACAGCCCATAAAGGAACAGCCACATTATAATGCTACCCTTGCTGCGCGGCATAATATGTCTGTATCGCTCGCTAGGCAGCTTAAAGAGACGGGTATTACCTCTAATATCGTATCTCCCGGAGCTATCATCAATCCAATGGTAGAGCAATGGCTCGAGCAGGCAGCACCTAAATTTGGCTGGGGAACGGATATGGAAGAGATTAAGTACAAAGCAGTTCAGGAGCTTATCCCCAATGATACCGGTAGGTTTGGTGCACCTGAAGAAATTGCGGGTGCCGTTGTCTACCTCTGTAGTCGTTTTGCTGACTATATCAGCGGTTCTGTACTACGGGTCGACGGAGGGACAATCCGTTGTTTATAAAATCAGACCAACAAAGTGAAACAGCGGTTTATTTACCGCTGTTTTTCTGTTTTTGAAACTTTTTGTTTTCATATTTACTATAACTGCATCTGCTCTGTAGACCAATCTAAGATCTTCCTCACCTTTTCATCGAAGATGTGCTGCAAACACCACAGTTACCACCTGTTCGAATGTTTGT
Coding sequences within:
- a CDS encoding SDR family NAD(P)-dependent oxidoreductase, with the protein product MDIQLKGKRALVTGSSSGLGEAIAKMLASEGAMVIIHGRNLKRANDVAAEINASGGSATVAIGDVATDEGADAVAAAALSSGPVDILVNNAGVTSHKSWGEASAEDWLALYNTNVVSYVRMIQRIVPQMKELGWGRLIHIGGGLAIQPIKEQPHYNATLAARHNMSVSLARQLKETGITSNIVSPGAIINPMVEQWLEQAAPKFGWGTDMEEIKYKAVQELIPNDTGRFGAPEEIAGAVVYLCSRFADYISGSVLRVDGGTIRCL
- a CDS encoding AraC family transcriptional regulator, yielding MECKNDISEKAKDAATGPRIVLNTYSGNTIEGEAFVADHIFSYILQGKQDVWLADQKHSYREGDFRFFRRNQLTKYVKSTTDGSFRSIAVHIDQCTLKEMSEQYGLKANSIIDAHAALLIHSGALLKGFVDSLVPYLQQQMDDRIVSLKAKELVLLLIQHNPAFKNVLFDFNEPGKIDLEAFMNSHYRYNVPMERFAFLTGRSLSGFKRDFEKQFNTSPGRWLLRKRLDTARFLIEQQKEKPSDVYLDLGFEDLSHFSFAYKKEFGYAPNKKHS